The Gouania willdenowi chromosome 7, fGouWil2.1, whole genome shotgun sequence genome includes a window with the following:
- the abhd6b gene encoding monoacylglycerol lipase ABHD6b, which produces MAADLDVVNLFIIAGGTLAIPILAFLASFFFWPSALINVYYWYWRRTLGLQVRYADCGGYRFCYSCRGKPGMRPSILMLHGFSAHKDMWLTVVKYLPKHLHIVCVDMPGHEGTTRTNTEDYSIQGQAKRIHQFVEAIRLNRKSFHMVGTAMGGNVAGVYAACFPFEICSLTLICPDGIRHPCETKFDNHLQDLRHSNYTLNIPLIPTNTEEMEDLFRLCSHVRFKIPQQILQGLVDVRQPHNTFYQEVFMEIIEEESRYALQEHLPLIKAPLQVIWGKKDQVVDVSGASVIAEMLPQCRVDLLENCGHSVVMERPCRTAKLILDFIISQQRNQRGVKKSS; this is translated from the exons ATGGCTGCTGATCTAGATGTGGTGAACCTGTTTATCATTGCTGGGGGAACACTGGCTATTCCCATCCTCGCTTTCCTggcttctttcttcttctggccttcaGCACTCATTAACGTTTATTACTG GTACTGGAGGAGGACTCTGGGTCTGCAGGTTCGCTATGCAGACTGTGGAGGTTATCGCTTCTGTTACTCCTGCAGAGGAAAACCTGGGATGAGGCCTTCAATCCTAATGCTGCACGGCTTCTCTGCACACAAAGACATGTGGCTCACTGTTGTCAAA TATCTTCCCAAACATTTGCACATCGTGTGCGTGGACATGCCTGGTCATGAGGGGACAACACGCACCAACACAGAGGATTACTCCATTCAGGGGCAGGCCAAGAGGATCCATCAG tTCGTGGAAGCTATTCGTTTGAACCGGAAATCCTTTCATATGGTTGGAACTGCGATGGGAGGAAACGTAGCTGGTGTTTATGCAGCTTGTTTTCCCTTCGAGATTTGCAGCTTGACTCTCATCTGTCCTGACG GTATCAGACATCCCTGTGAAACGAAGTTTGACAATCACCTGCAGGACTTACGGCACAGCAACTACACCCTGAACATCCCACTGATCCCAACCAatacggaggagatggaggacTTGTTCAGGCTGTGCTCCCACGTTCGCTTTAAAATCCCTCAGCAG ATTCTACAAGGATTGGTGGATGTCAGACAGCCCCACAACACATTTTATCAAGAGG TGTTTATGGAAATCATTGAAGAGGAATCAAGATATGCTTTACAAGAGCACCTACCGCTGATTAAAGCACCGTTGCAAGTGATATGGGGCAAAAAAGACCAG GTGGTGGATGTGTCTGGAGCCTCAGTGATCGCTGAGATGTTGCCTCAGTGCAGAGTGGATCTGCTGGAGAACTGTGGCCACTCTGTGGTGATGGAGAGGCCTTGTCGCACAGCCAAACTCATCTTGGATTTCATTATCTCACAGCAGAGGAACCAGCGTGGAGTAAAAAAATCCTCGTGA
- the slmapb gene encoding sarcolemma associated protein b isoform X3: MDQKELSVPVNNLPVIEDDLSRSNMSSSGESEKTIQRLNDELQEAQDLANSEKQKSMELQGILEKEREEHRQNADESVKQIKLLKGELQQLKEERDALRDQLDLSKVSHAELQSAHEEVESLKHTLEAAGVEREQERDALKDQLSLAKVSHAELQSAHKEVECLRYALEAAVVEREQEVAAVQANLAIVSNDLDKWRQTATEYQKMSEKLEQDLHQQSMQWQKTAEIQASELQSIQAECSGLLKECSALRSEKQDMVNKQQKEKSSLQSECASVKAEKEELLKTHHTERGKLQSECATLRTEKETVVQKHQVLEKDQASLRTQNTELNNSLKALERSQQELENKLEAMKLQHQQESSELQTKLEDANSRSNALQSEYDEAIAELSNLKAKYENTEQEKQSITEELQEYRTNVKNLQDKGTKTYPMLPLQAIVIGLFLALLFWCFGALW; the protein is encoded by the exons ATGATCTGAGCCGGTCAAACATGAGTTCATCTGGTGAATCTGAAAAAACTATCCAGCGCTTGAATGATGAGCTTCAAGAGGCCCAAGATCTTGCCAATTCAGAGAAACAAAAATCTATGGAGCTACAAG GCATCTTAGAAAAAGAGAGGGAAGAACATAGACAAAATGCTGATGAATCTGTGAAACAGATAAAACTACTTAAAG GTGAGCTGCAGCAGCTCAAAGAGGAAAGGGACGCCCTCAGAGACCAGCTTGACCTCTCCAAGGTTTCTCACGCTGAGCTGCAAAGCGCCCACGAAGAGGTGGAGTCTCTGAAACACACCCTGGAAGCAGCGGGTGTTGAGCGGGAACAGGAAAGGGACGCCCTTAAAGATCAGCTCAGCCTCGCCAAGGTTTCTCACGCTGAGCTGCAAAGCGCCCACAAAGAGGTGGAGTGTCTGAGATACGCCCTGGAGGCAGCGGTTGTGGAGCGGGAACAGGAGGTCGCTGCTGTCCAAGCCAACCTCGCGATTGTTTCTAATGACCTGGACAAATGGCGTCAGACTGCCACCGAATACcagaaaatgagtgaaaaactgGAGCAGGACCTGCATCAGCAGAGCATGCAGTGGCAGAAAACGGCTGAAATACAAG CCAGTGAGCTGCAGTCCATACAGGCAGAGTGCAGTGGTCTCCTGAAAGAGTGCTCCGCCCTGCGCTCTGAGAAACAGGACATGGTGAATAAGCAGCAGAAGGAGAAAAGCAGCCTGCAAAGTGAGTGTGCTTCAGTCAAAGCTGAGAAAGAGGAACTCCTCAAGACTCACCATACAGAGAGGGGAAAGCTGCAGAGTGAATGTGCAACACTACGCACTGAGAAAGAGACTGTGGTGCAGAAACATCAGGTGCTGGAGAAAGATCAAGCCAG tttgcGCACTCAGAACACTGAGCTCAACAACAGCCTCAAAGCTCTGGAGAGATCCCAGCAGGAGTTGGAGAACAAGCTGGAGGCCATGAAGCTCCAGCATCAGCAGGAGAGCAGCGAGCTTCAGACCAAGCTGGAGGACGCAAACAGCCGCAGCAACGCACTGCAGAGTGAG TACGACGAGGCGATTGCAGAGCTGTCAAACCTGAAGGCCAAATATGAGAACACTGAGCAGGAAAAACAGTCAATCACTGAAGAACTGCAAGAATACAGAACCAACGTGAAGAATTTGCAGGATAAAGGAACAAAG ACCTACCCAATGCTGCCCCTCCAAGCCATAGTCATCGGTCTTTTCCTGGCTTTGCTGTTTTGGTGCTTCGGCGCATTGTGGTAG
- the slmapb gene encoding sarcolemma associated protein b isoform X2: protein MSESYEDLQMDQKELSVPVNNLPVIEDDLSRSNMSSSGESEKTIQRLNDELQEAQDLANSEKQKSMELQGILEKEREEHRQNADESVKQIKLLKGELQQLKEERDALRDQLDLSKVSHAELQSAHEEVESLKHTLEAAGVEREQERDALKDQLSLAKVSHAELQSAHKEVECLRYALEAAVVEREQEVAAVQANLAIVSNDLDKWRQTATEYQKMSEKLEQDLHQQSMQWQKTAEIQASELQSIQAECSGLLKECSALRSEKQDMVNKQQKEKSSLQSECASVKAEKEELLKTHHTERGKLQSECATLRTEKETVVQKHQVLEKDQASLRTQNTELNNSLKALERSQQELENKLEAMKLQHQQESSELQTKLEDANSRSNALQSEYDEAIAELSNLKAKYENTEQEKQSITEELQEYRTNVKNLQDKGTKKPWMIWGPVVAVALTAVTVAVFFRT, encoded by the exons ATGATCTGAGCCGGTCAAACATGAGTTCATCTGGTGAATCTGAAAAAACTATCCAGCGCTTGAATGATGAGCTTCAAGAGGCCCAAGATCTTGCCAATTCAGAGAAACAAAAATCTATGGAGCTACAAG GCATCTTAGAAAAAGAGAGGGAAGAACATAGACAAAATGCTGATGAATCTGTGAAACAGATAAAACTACTTAAAG GTGAGCTGCAGCAGCTCAAAGAGGAAAGGGACGCCCTCAGAGACCAGCTTGACCTCTCCAAGGTTTCTCACGCTGAGCTGCAAAGCGCCCACGAAGAGGTGGAGTCTCTGAAACACACCCTGGAAGCAGCGGGTGTTGAGCGGGAACAGGAAAGGGACGCCCTTAAAGATCAGCTCAGCCTCGCCAAGGTTTCTCACGCTGAGCTGCAAAGCGCCCACAAAGAGGTGGAGTGTCTGAGATACGCCCTGGAGGCAGCGGTTGTGGAGCGGGAACAGGAGGTCGCTGCTGTCCAAGCCAACCTCGCGATTGTTTCTAATGACCTGGACAAATGGCGTCAGACTGCCACCGAATACcagaaaatgagtgaaaaactgGAGCAGGACCTGCATCAGCAGAGCATGCAGTGGCAGAAAACGGCTGAAATACAAG CCAGTGAGCTGCAGTCCATACAGGCAGAGTGCAGTGGTCTCCTGAAAGAGTGCTCCGCCCTGCGCTCTGAGAAACAGGACATGGTGAATAAGCAGCAGAAGGAGAAAAGCAGCCTGCAAAGTGAGTGTGCTTCAGTCAAAGCTGAGAAAGAGGAACTCCTCAAGACTCACCATACAGAGAGGGGAAAGCTGCAGAGTGAATGTGCAACACTACGCACTGAGAAAGAGACTGTGGTGCAGAAACATCAGGTGCTGGAGAAAGATCAAGCCAG tttgcGCACTCAGAACACTGAGCTCAACAACAGCCTCAAAGCTCTGGAGAGATCCCAGCAGGAGTTGGAGAACAAGCTGGAGGCCATGAAGCTCCAGCATCAGCAGGAGAGCAGCGAGCTTCAGACCAAGCTGGAGGACGCAAACAGCCGCAGCAACGCACTGCAGAGTGAG TACGACGAGGCGATTGCAGAGCTGTCAAACCTGAAGGCCAAATATGAGAACACTGAGCAGGAAAAACAGTCAATCACTGAAGAACTGCAAGAATACAGAACCAACGTGAAGAATTTGCAGGATAAAGGAACAAAG AAGCCGTGGATGATCTGGGGGCCTGTGGTTGCTGTGGCTCTAACGGCGGTGACAGTGGCTGTGTTCTTCAGGACCTGA
- the slmapb gene encoding sarcolemma associated protein b isoform X1 produces the protein MSESYEDLQMDQKELSVPVNNLPVIEDDLSRSNMSSSGESEKTIQRLNDELQEAQDLANSEKQKSMELQGILEKEREEHRQNADESVKQIKLLKGELQQLKEERDALRDQLDLSKVSHAELQSAHEEVESLKHTLEAAGVEREQERDALKDQLSLAKVSHAELQSAHKEVECLRYALEAAVVEREQEVAAVQANLAIVSNDLDKWRQTATEYQKMSEKLEQDLHQQSMQWQKTAEIQASELQSIQAECSGLLKECSALRSEKQDMVNKQQKEKSSLQSECASVKAEKEELLKTHHTERGKLQSECATLRTEKETVVQKHQVLEKDQASLRTQNTELNNSLKALERSQQELENKLEAMKLQHQQESSELQTKLEDANSRSNALQSEYDEAIAELSNLKAKYENTEQEKQSITEELQEYRTNVKNLQDKGTKTYPMLPLQAIVIGLFLALLFWCFGALW, from the exons ATGATCTGAGCCGGTCAAACATGAGTTCATCTGGTGAATCTGAAAAAACTATCCAGCGCTTGAATGATGAGCTTCAAGAGGCCCAAGATCTTGCCAATTCAGAGAAACAAAAATCTATGGAGCTACAAG GCATCTTAGAAAAAGAGAGGGAAGAACATAGACAAAATGCTGATGAATCTGTGAAACAGATAAAACTACTTAAAG GTGAGCTGCAGCAGCTCAAAGAGGAAAGGGACGCCCTCAGAGACCAGCTTGACCTCTCCAAGGTTTCTCACGCTGAGCTGCAAAGCGCCCACGAAGAGGTGGAGTCTCTGAAACACACCCTGGAAGCAGCGGGTGTTGAGCGGGAACAGGAAAGGGACGCCCTTAAAGATCAGCTCAGCCTCGCCAAGGTTTCTCACGCTGAGCTGCAAAGCGCCCACAAAGAGGTGGAGTGTCTGAGATACGCCCTGGAGGCAGCGGTTGTGGAGCGGGAACAGGAGGTCGCTGCTGTCCAAGCCAACCTCGCGATTGTTTCTAATGACCTGGACAAATGGCGTCAGACTGCCACCGAATACcagaaaatgagtgaaaaactgGAGCAGGACCTGCATCAGCAGAGCATGCAGTGGCAGAAAACGGCTGAAATACAAG CCAGTGAGCTGCAGTCCATACAGGCAGAGTGCAGTGGTCTCCTGAAAGAGTGCTCCGCCCTGCGCTCTGAGAAACAGGACATGGTGAATAAGCAGCAGAAGGAGAAAAGCAGCCTGCAAAGTGAGTGTGCTTCAGTCAAAGCTGAGAAAGAGGAACTCCTCAAGACTCACCATACAGAGAGGGGAAAGCTGCAGAGTGAATGTGCAACACTACGCACTGAGAAAGAGACTGTGGTGCAGAAACATCAGGTGCTGGAGAAAGATCAAGCCAG tttgcGCACTCAGAACACTGAGCTCAACAACAGCCTCAAAGCTCTGGAGAGATCCCAGCAGGAGTTGGAGAACAAGCTGGAGGCCATGAAGCTCCAGCATCAGCAGGAGAGCAGCGAGCTTCAGACCAAGCTGGAGGACGCAAACAGCCGCAGCAACGCACTGCAGAGTGAG TACGACGAGGCGATTGCAGAGCTGTCAAACCTGAAGGCCAAATATGAGAACACTGAGCAGGAAAAACAGTCAATCACTGAAGAACTGCAAGAATACAGAACCAACGTGAAGAATTTGCAGGATAAAGGAACAAAG ACCTACCCAATGCTGCCCCTCCAAGCCATAGTCATCGGTCTTTTCCTGGCTTTGCTGTTTTGGTGCTTCGGCGCATTGTGGTAG